Proteins from a single region of Campylobacter sputorum:
- a CDS encoding TM1802 family CRISPR-associated protein, whose translation MSDIIKTFYDIGSVYKSDEAIIKNNAYKYGKIKTYLFDIETKEIIPSLNVLKDELIITRFGVGSNSGNLFPNQFFDKNTNLNLDKFIKGILTACKNLLSKFSDDFGDVSCDQHKILTILKNIDEDFFKDKIDEISKLQEEKGTKTATYLALSYKKKPVSAYFQETYIKHISKTKVLNVYGYDMIENIKGIGGDANLAFCSVNELPENLQYIKPRLLPLSPENAQIVKIGYDAMDKKLSHNFYGLKMAILPTFLTNDKDISKEILEILEQTTNGDINSIKDGEEMIDLTLENSGLYLKDYPVLATILFYGKTNAAVNLFLVIDDILPSYITNIAKNLAKYKIKAFSSKNNPKDMIYLQKLFNNNLEIMQILLTDKRIKLDILLTKIANLIVFGSNNKAYFNNVEWDKYFNDYYKDRTIESIEKYINFFNDIGKIKFNLRKDIDVKNLSLDEKLNSLIANSSFLQNPNLKSAYLIGMLSAATINWQFGVSKKSSYANWLNNIGVINRSNLEKIYKKCDETIRKVSSTSSAISGTEKINLIKDKLFETLADTVTSSEIVKSSHITIAFAMGGSDFNKHIKDKKGENDA comes from the coding sequence ATGAGTGATATTATAAAAACTTTTTATGACATAGGAAGTGTTTATAAAAGTGATGAAGCCATTATAAAAAATAATGCTTATAAATATGGCAAAATCAAAACCTATCTTTTTGACATAGAAACAAAAGAGATAATTCCTAGTCTTAATGTTTTAAAAGATGAATTAATTATCACTCGCTTTGGCGTTGGATCAAATTCTGGAAATCTTTTTCCAAACCAATTTTTTGATAAAAACACCAATTTAAATTTAGATAAATTTATAAAAGGTATTTTAACTGCTTGCAAAAATTTATTATCAAAATTCAGTGATGACTTTGGTGATGTAAGTTGCGACCAGCATAAAATTTTAACTATATTAAAAAACATAGATGAAGATTTTTTTAAAGATAAAATAGATGAAATTTCAAAACTACAAGAAGAAAAAGGCACAAAAACAGCAACCTATTTAGCCTTATCTTATAAAAAAAAGCCGGTTTCTGCATATTTTCAAGAGACATACATAAAACATATCTCCAAAACCAAAGTTTTAAATGTTTATGGATATGATATGATAGAAAATATCAAAGGAATTGGAGGAGATGCAAATTTAGCATTTTGTTCTGTAAATGAACTTCCTGAAAATTTGCAATATATAAAACCTAGACTTTTACCACTTAGTCCAGAAAATGCACAAATCGTCAAAATCGGCTATGATGCTATGGATAAAAAACTATCTCACAATTTTTATGGTCTTAAAATGGCTATTTTGCCAACATTTTTAACAAATGACAAAGATATCTCAAAAGAGATTTTAGAAATTTTGGAACAAACTACAAATGGCGATATAAATAGCATTAAAGATGGCGAAGAAATGATTGACTTAACTCTAGAAAATAGTGGGCTTTATTTAAAAGATTACCCTGTTTTAGCAACTATTTTATTTTATGGAAAAACAAATGCTGCTGTAAATTTATTTTTGGTTATTGATGATATTTTGCCATCTTACATAACCAATATTGCAAAAAATCTCGCCAAATATAAAATAAAAGCCTTTAGTTCAAAAAACAATCCAAAAGATATGATTTATTTGCAAAAGCTTTTTAATAACAACTTAGAGATTATGCAAATTTTACTTACTGATAAAAGAATAAAATTAGATATATTGCTTACTAAAATAGCAAATTTAATAGTTTTTGGTAGTAATAATAAAGCTTATTTTAACAATGTTGAATGGGATAAATATTTTAATGATTACTACAAAGATAGAACTATAGAAAGTATAGAAAAATATATAAATTTCTTTAATGATATAGGCAAAATAAAATTTAACCTAAGAAAGGATATAGATGTGAAAAATTTATCACTAGATGAAAAATTAAATTCACTAATAGCAAATAGTAGCTTTTTGCAAAATCCAAATTTAAAAAGTGCATATCTTATTGGTATGCTATCAGCAGCCACAATAAACTGGCAATTTGGAGTGTCTAAAAAAAGCTCTTATGCCAACTGGCTAAATAATATAGGAGTTATAAACAGATCAAATCTTGAAAAAATTTATAAAAAATGCGATGAGACTATTAGAAAAGTTTCATCTACATCTAGTGCTATAAGCGGCACAGAAAAAATAAATTTAATCAAAGATAAGCTTTTTGAAACGCTAGCAGATACCGTAACAAGTAGCGAAATAGTAAAAAGTTCACACATTACAATCGCTTTTGCAATGGGTGGGAGCGATTTTAATAAACATATAAAAGATAAAAAAGGAGAAAATGATGCTTAA
- the cas5 gene encoding CRISPR-associated protein Cas5, with protein MLIAFDLWGDYAHFSHPATIYSSLTYPVPPKTAIMGLLGAIIGLKEYEKLGDLKYSVKLNASLKKKTMIFNGIKMALSSSMKLADGYQDASQKKQFYRELICEPNYTIYLNLENLDKYFQDQIYKNIKEHKSVYTPYLGINFCLADFKFKEIKNFNKIEDEKIYVSSFVLENDFIFEKDNFSAKLSSYTMPCDVENNRIFKEFKNFIIEINLGKLLAKNSGEIYEINDERLYFV; from the coding sequence ATGTTAATAGCCTTTGATTTATGGGGAGATTATGCGCATTTTAGCCATCCTGCGACAATTTATTCATCTCTTACTTATCCAGTGCCGCCAAAAACAGCCATAATGGGACTTTTGGGAGCCATAATAGGGCTAAAAGAGTATGAAAAGCTTGGAGATTTAAAATATAGCGTTAAACTAAACGCATCCTTAAAGAAAAAAACTATGATTTTTAATGGTATAAAAATGGCTCTTAGCTCAAGTATGAAATTAGCTGATGGTTACCAAGATGCATCTCAAAAAAAACAGTTTTATAGAGAGCTAATTTGCGAGCCAAACTATACCATTTATCTAAATTTAGAAAATTTAGATAAATACTTTCAAGATCAAATTTATAAAAATATTAAAGAGCATAAAAGCGTATATACACCATATCTTGGCATAAATTTTTGCCTTGCTGACTTTAAATTTAAAGAGATTAAAAACTTTAACAAAATAGAAGATGAAAAAATCTATGTTTCTAGCTTTGTTTTAGAAAACGATTTTATCTTTGAAAAAGATAATTTTAGTGCCAAACTCTCATCTTACACTATGCCTTGTGATGTAGAAAACAATAGAATCTTTAAAGAGTTTAAAAACTTCATCATAGAAATAAACTTAGGCAAACTTCTTGCTAAAAATAGTGGTGAAATTTACGAAATCAATGACGAAAGACTCTATTTTGTTTGA
- the cas7b gene encoding type I-B CRISPR-associated protein Cas7/Csh2, whose protein sequence is MLKKEILFFWDGENFNPNGDMLNDNAPRLDEETSLAEATDVRIKRTIRDELIRENPDQIFIKTYEDKDGKILDAKTAMREETKLNIDIKKANKDEIIEAILSNFIDIRAFGGVLPISDNKEKEVKTKSVSFTGPVQFRISKSLHKVSVKYIKGAGAFASGSDKDAKTFREESFLDYAFFATYGIFDNNNAKNTNFSEDDAKKILKALWNGSKNLTTRTKIGQIPRFLLIISYKNNTFTGDLNNLVSIISQKEDEAIRSIKDFKINFSNLKEKLELYKNDIEKIEFISDFNFKNLNEDEFDKSWVEIDVNSL, encoded by the coding sequence ATGCTTAAAAAAGAGATTTTATTTTTTTGGGATGGTGAAAATTTTAATCCAAACGGAGATATGTTAAATGATAATGCTCCTAGACTGGATGAAGAAACAAGTTTAGCAGAAGCTACTGATGTTAGAATAAAAAGAACAATAAGAGATGAACTAATTAGAGAAAATCCGGATCAGATTTTTATAAAAACATACGAAGATAAAGACGGAAAAATACTAGATGCAAAAACAGCAATGAGAGAGGAAACTAAGCTAAATATAGATATCAAAAAAGCAAATAAAGATGAAATCATAGAAGCAATTTTATCAAATTTTATAGATATTCGTGCTTTTGGTGGAGTATTGCCAATTTCTGATAACAAAGAAAAAGAAGTTAAAACAAAAAGTGTAAGCTTTACTGGTCCAGTTCAGTTTAGAATCTCAAAATCTTTACATAAAGTTTCAGTAAAATACATAAAAGGTGCTGGTGCATTTGCAAGCGGAAGCGATAAAGATGCAAAAACATTTAGGGAAGAGTCTTTTTTAGACTACGCATTTTTTGCAACTTATGGAATTTTTGATAACAATAATGCTAAAAATACAAATTTTAGCGAAGATGATGCTAAAAAAATTCTAAAAGCTCTTTGGAATGGAAGCAAAAATTTAACAACTCGCACAAAAATAGGGCAAATACCTAGATTTTTACTAATCATATCTTATAAAAATAATACCTTTACAGGAGATCTAAACAACTTAGTTTCAATAATTTCACAAAAAGAAGATGAGGCAATAAGAAGTATAAAAGATTTTAAAATCAATTTTTCAAATTTAAAAGAAAAACTTGAACTATATAAAAATGATATAGAAAAGATTGAATTCATCAGCGATTTTAACTTTAAAAATTTAAATGAAGATGAATTTGATAAAAGCTGGGTAGAAATAGATGTTAATAGCCTTTGA
- a CDS encoding CRISPR-associated endoribonuclease Cas6 produces MLTIQSKIPSKNLQIYKGLSKLIQGFFYSNLPEIEHIGYKHGSGKVFKKTNFCFTLKDGLLHIKFSALEKELEEIVAVSLLKNSLRLGEIHLVDTAINLSEHKTDETDLNLKGYVVCNIKGLLDRKVYLEPADSRHLEIMTNNLLQKYETFYGKAYEDELKIELLWQDFERFHKFYYGNNKNYMKAWLGNWNIKANNDLINLALSTGLGSGVMSYGCGFVEKV; encoded by the coding sequence ATGCTTACAATACAAAGCAAAATTCCATCAAAAAATTTACAAATTTATAAAGGTTTATCAAAGCTGATTCAGGGATTTTTTTACTCAAATTTACCTGAAATAGAACATATTGGATACAAACATGGTAGTGGAAAGGTTTTCAAAAAAACAAATTTTTGCTTTACTCTTAAAGACGGGCTTTTACATATCAAATTTAGTGCTTTAGAAAAAGAACTAGAAGAGATAGTAGCTGTTTCTTTACTAAAAAATAGCTTAAGGCTTGGTGAGATTCACTTGGTTGATACAGCGATAAATTTAAGTGAGCACAAAACGGATGAAACGGATTTAAATTTAAAAGGATATGTTGTTTGCAATATAAAAGGGCTTTTAGATAGAAAAGTCTATCTCGAACCAGCTGATTCAAGGCACTTAGAAATTATGACAAATAATTTACTTCAGAAATATGAAACTTTTTATGGTAAAGCTTATGAAGACGAGCTTAAAATAGAGCTTTTATGGCAAGATTTTGAGAGATTTCACAAATTTTACTACGGAAATAATAAAAACTATATGAAAGCTTGGCTTGGAAACTGGAATATAAAAGCGAATAACGACTTAATAAATTTAGCCCTTTCTACCGGGCTTGGAAGTGGTGTTATGAGCTATGGATGTGGCTTTGTAGAAAAAGTTTAG
- a CDS encoding Dna2/Cas4 domain-containing protein: MFTKEEITGTLVNYYTTCKREAWLYSRKIHARQDDENMLIGKALADLRENLHDFPYSNLKFDKIAKQSGHYIITEYKKSLKNENAAKMQLLFYIYTLKTALNLKQIYGKVISGKKVIAIDDSDENFKLIRELLDEMSEFLSLKTPPKAAKCKFCKNCAYNDYCF; this comes from the coding sequence ATTTTTACAAAAGAAGAGATCACAGGTACTTTGGTAAATTACTACACAACTTGTAAAAGAGAAGCTTGGCTGTATTCTAGAAAAATTCACGCACGACAAGATGATGAAAATATGCTAATTGGAAAAGCCTTAGCTGATTTAAGGGAAAATTTGCACGATTTCCCATACTCAAACCTTAAATTTGATAAAATTGCAAAGCAAAGTGGTCACTACATCATAACCGAATATAAAAAATCTCTAAAAAACGAAAACGCCGCTAAAATGCAGCTTCTTTTTTATATCTACACTCTTAAAACCGCTCTAAATTTAAAGCAAATTTATGGAAAAGTAATAAGTGGTAAAAAAGTTATCGCCATTGATGATAGCGATGAGAATTTTAAGCTTATAAGAGAGCTTTTGGATGAAATGAGTGAGTTTTTAAGCCTTAAAACTCCACCAAAGGCAGCTAAATGTAAATTTTGTAAAAATTGCGCTTACAATGACTATTGTTTTTAA
- a CDS encoding diacylglycerol kinase, translated as MKPKYNFFKNTKYALSGIYCMLKSETSFRIELFLGSIFIIIALCLKIDILHKILLILPIFLIFITECINSAIERCVDLVTKDYHILAKEAKDIGSCAVFLSICLCVCIWVAILVKIFILI; from the coding sequence ATGAAACCAAAGTACAATTTTTTTAAAAATACAAAATATGCATTAAGCGGTATTTATTGCATGTTAAAGAGCGAAACTTCTTTTAGAATAGAACTATTTTTAGGCTCTATTTTTATCATTATAGCCCTGTGTTTAAAAATAGATATATTGCATAAAATTTTACTTATTTTGCCTATATTTCTTATTTTTATAACAGAATGCATAAATTCGGCTATAGAAAGATGTGTAGACCTTGTTACAAAAGATTATCATATATTAGCCAAAGAAGCAAAGGATATAGGGAGTTGTGCTGTATTTTTATCAATATGTCTTTGTGTGTGTATTTGGGTTGCTATACTTGTAAAAATTTTTATTTTAATCTAG
- the cmoB gene encoding tRNA 5-methoxyuridine(34)/uridine 5-oxyacetic acid(34) synthase CmoB, with protein MNLEEIRKQKLNELNFEIYKKNISNISNLPIIESECKFDDVIEISADIDDKTKNLVYETALSLKPWRKGPFDVFQTFIDSEWQSFIKFNILKPFLNLQGKVVGDIGCNNGYYLFRMLNYNPAKLVGFDPGIRAYLQFKFINHFINSNIHFELLGVEHLPYYEYKFDTLFCLGVLYHRSDPIKCLKDLKSSLNPNGELFLDTMIINSDKEIALCPNKTYSKIPNIYFIPSIKALQNWCQRAKFKDFTILATKKTDENEQRKTSWIDGESLDNFLNNKDKNFTVEGYPAPLRAYIKLSI; from the coding sequence ATGAATCTTGAAGAGATAAGAAAACAAAAATTAAATGAGCTCAATTTTGAAATTTATAAAAAAAATATTAGCAATATATCAAATTTACCTATCATAGAATCCGAGTGTAAATTTGATGATGTTATAGAAATTTCAGCAGATATTGATGATAAAACTAAAAATCTAGTTTATGAAACGGCTTTAAGTTTAAAGCCTTGGAGAAAAGGTCCTTTTGATGTTTTTCAAACTTTTATAGATTCTGAATGGCAAAGCTTTATTAAATTTAATATTTTAAAACCATTTTTAAATTTACAAGGCAAGGTTGTTGGAGATATAGGTTGTAATAATGGCTATTATCTTTTTAGAATGTTAAATTACAATCCGGCAAAATTAGTCGGTTTTGATCCTGGTATTAGGGCGTATTTGCAATTTAAATTTATAAATCATTTTATTAACAGCAACATACACTTTGAGCTTTTGGGGGTAGAGCATTTGCCTTATTATGAGTATAAATTTGATACGCTTTTTTGTTTAGGTGTTTTGTATCATAGAAGCGATCCGATAAAATGTTTGAAAGATCTTAAATCATCATTAAATCCAAATGGCGAGTTATTTTTAGACACTATGATCATTAATAGCGACAAAGAAATAGCTCTTTGTCCTAACAAAACTTACTCTAAGATACCAAATATATATTTTATACCAAGCATAAAGGCTTTGCAAAATTGGTGTCAAAGGGCTAAATTTAAAGATTTTACAATACTTGCAACAAAAAAAACAGATGAAAATGAACAGAGAAAAACAAGCTGGATTGATGGTGAAAGTTTGGATAATTTTTTGAATAATAAAGATAAAAATTTTACAGTAGAAGGCTACCCAGCGCCACTTAGAGCCTATATAAAGCTTAGTATATAA
- the cas1 gene encoding CRISPR-associated endonuclease Cas1: MKTDRTHFLLSSGKLYRKDNNIYFDKYDEDGLILNTKILPINAINEIYILGKVELDTYTMAFLSTNNILLHIFSQHGSFRGNFYPNSPNSVNKSGFVLLNQVRTFDDEIKRVAIAKEITKARMINSINNCTKRGVKFEEDGHLKALKNAQNIAQIMACEGAFAKEYFIKWNEIIKNQKSFKFIARSKRPPTDKINTFISYVNTRIYNVCLSEIYKTELDPRISFLHEPNYRSLSLHLDLAEIFKPVLGDNLIFNMLNKDEITAKDFKTDAGRIRFTNEAVQKIELNMIKALTSQVKFENQFLTYRQIIRREANQIKKCICENYPYEGYVD; the protein is encoded by the coding sequence ATGAAAACAGATAGAACACATTTTTTGCTAAGCAGTGGAAAACTTTATAGAAAAGATAACAATATTTATTTTGATAAATATGATGAAGATGGCTTGATTTTAAACACAAAAATCCTACCCATAAACGCTATCAATGAAATTTATATCCTTGGCAAAGTTGAGTTAGATACCTATACTATGGCGTTTTTAAGCACGAATAATATCTTGCTTCATATATTTAGTCAGCATGGAAGTTTTCGTGGAAATTTCTATCCAAACTCGCCAAATTCAGTAAATAAAAGCGGCTTTGTGCTTTTAAATCAAGTAAGAACTTTTGACGATGAGATAAAAAGAGTAGCAATCGCTAAAGAAATAACCAAAGCTAGGATGATAAACTCTATAAATAACTGCACAAAAAGAGGCGTTAAATTTGAAGAAGATGGGCATCTTAAAGCTCTAAAAAATGCCCAAAATATAGCCCAAATTATGGCGTGCGAAGGGGCTTTTGCAAAGGAATATTTTATAAAATGGAACGAAATCATAAAAAATCAAAAAAGCTTTAAATTTATCGCTCGCTCAAAACGCCCACCAACTGATAAAATCAACACTTTTATAAGCTATGTAAATACTAGAATTTATAATGTTTGCTTAAGCGAAATTTATAAAACCGAGCTTGATCCTAGGATTTCGTTTTTACACGAGCCAAATTACAGGTCGCTTAGCTTGCATCTTGATTTGGCTGAGATTTTTAAGCCTGTTTTAGGGGATAATTTGATTTTTAATATGCTAAATAAAGATGAAATCACAGCAAAAGACTTTAAAACTGATGCCGGAAGGATAAGGTTTACAAACGAAGCTGTGCAAAAAATAGAGTTAAATATGATAAAAGCCCTTACTTCTCAGGTGAAATTTGAAAATCAGTTTTTAACTTATAGGCAAATAATTAGGCGTGAAGCAAATCAGATAAAAAAGTGCATTTGTGAGAATTATCCTTATGAAGGGTATGTTGATTAG
- a CDS encoding ComEA family DNA-binding protein, translating to MKKLLLLLMLVCSYVFGAIDLNTASKDELMTLKGVGESKAEAIIEYRKTNKFNSVEDIKNVKGIGDKIYNDNKNSMSVNKANNNKNKKEDKKDK from the coding sequence ATGAAAAAGTTACTTTTATTATTAATGCTTGTTTGTTCTTATGTATTTGGAGCTATAGATTTAAATACAGCTTCTAAAGACGAACTTATGACATTAAAAGGTGTTGGAGAATCTAAAGCAGAGGCTATCATAGAGTATAGAAAAACTAATAAATTTAATAGTGTTGAAGATATAAAAAATGTCAAAGGTATAGGTGATAAGATTTATAATGATAATAAAAATAGTATGAGTGTAAATAAAGCTAATAACAACAAAAATAAAAAAGAAGATAAGAAGGATAAATAA
- a CDS encoding DUF2726 domain-containing protein has protein sequence MIDKKNIENSTVVRIQKDTFSKKSLLNQEEIKVYSALIKAINELGISGLVNINSQVNLSAFISSDIAYPDFNKLSVDFLITSKKTAEPLLVIEYYGGGHYGNEEEALKVENRDLIKLSIFAKVELPFKIICNSELDDIMVFCKNLLEKFADQCKENLGGDKQ, from the coding sequence ATGATAGATAAAAAAAACATTGAAAACTCTACAGTAGTAAGAATTCAAAAGGATACATTTAGTAAAAAAAGCCTATTAAATCAAGAAGAAATAAAGGTTTATAGTGCTTTGATAAAAGCGATTAATGAGCTTGGCATTAGTGGACTTGTAAATATAAATTCTCAAGTAAATTTATCGGCTTTTATAAGTAGTGATATTGCTTATCCGGATTTTAATAAACTATCCGTTGATTTTTTGATAACTAGCAAAAAAACAGCCGAGCCTTTATTGGTTATAGAGTATTACGGCGGAGGACATTATGGCAATGAAGAAGAGGCGTTAAAAGTAGAGAATAGAGACCTTATAAAGTTATCTATATTTGCTAAGGTGGAGTTGCCTTTTAAAATAATTTGCAATAGTGAATTGGATGATATTATGGTGTTTTGTAAGAATTTACTTGAAAAATTTGCGGATCAGTGTAAGGAGAATTTAGGAGGAGATAAACAGTGA
- the cas2 gene encoding CRISPR-associated endonuclease Cas2, protein MYIILFYDISNSEEKEKNNSNRVRKLVEKYIPRVQFSVYEGEIRESDYKKLTAHLKKLIHAKFDSIIIYKFDKQSYTKREVIGIDKNEPLFS, encoded by the coding sequence ATGTATATTATTTTGTTTTATGACATCTCAAATAGCGAAGAAAAAGAGAAAAATAATTCAAACCGCGTAAGAAAACTTGTAGAAAAATATATCCCAAGAGTGCAATTTAGCGTCTATGAAGGCGAGATTAGAGAAAGTGACTACAAAAAGCTAACCGCCCATCTCAAAAAGCTCATCCACGCCAAATTTGACTCTATAATCATCTATAAATTTGATAAGCAAAGTTACACTAAACGCGAAGTTATAGGTATAGATAAAAATGAACCACTTTTTAGTTAA
- the cas3 gene encoding CRISPR-associated helicase Cas3': MFDEFLSHPNKIFINHILGMLYENDATLEKQVKIYHDIAKLKNSFQIYIRDKSKVKNKEHSLLSGYFFVSNSDFDQLDTLFGFLAIISHHTDVKDFYSLKVSNKNFGDYYQNSIEFSFANEVIENAKTFSEFKDIKFDNIHEKAKKLSRYLLLSEFKHKFNYDDFIKFKSIYSNLIFNDKFEAIFSSKFTPSKPIQLKPLEKYIKNLVKDEDRNLPENKKREDFRQFVLSNFDKNHSLYTLTAPTGYGKTLTALNFALKFKKERVIFTLPFTSIIDQTYDTFSKIYPDLEVQKIHHKTIVQNDENEDIDLDSDRYSKVKFMLNSFSADINITTMYQLIYAMFGNSNKDNVKFHSLKNSVIIVDEAQALPYKFRQDFIKLCEIISEKLNSVFILMSATMPVINSPEFKEISNLDYFKKQNRYKIKYLDKDEDELIEQIKIVAKDKHTLVVVNTIKKAQELYFKFQDEFKTYSINGYMTDNHKLQIIGDIKKRLKNKNDKSKKILLISTQSIEAGVDLSFEVGFREISPISSIIQTAGRVNRSGEFGDGVLYVFNNISKFEALIYGDLQNISDSIFKILKQKEIKESEILEFSNIYFKKIHENLENLYIENEISKLEFETINSKIDEIMKENRYKKLIIIEPKPNFISDLEQVFFNYKNDDEFKIKEFRNNIIKKIIKYGVNISQNDIKNFGTRLEKVKFCDISYLPFNAPEYDKNVGILKANSKEMAFS; encoded by the coding sequence TTGTTTGATGAATTTCTATCTCATCCAAATAAAATCTTCATAAATCACATTTTAGGAATGCTTTATGAAAACGATGCCACACTAGAAAAACAGGTTAAAATTTATCACGATATTGCAAAACTTAAAAATAGTTTTCAAATTTACATAAGAGATAAATCAAAAGTAAAAAATAAAGAGCACTCTTTACTAAGCGGATATTTTTTTGTTTCAAATAGCGACTTTGATCAGCTAGATACACTTTTTGGATTTTTAGCAATAATTTCTCATCACACAGATGTAAAAGATTTTTATTCCTTAAAAGTTTCAAACAAAAACTTTGGTGATTACTACCAAAACAGTATAGAGTTTAGCTTTGCAAATGAAGTTATAGAAAATGCAAAAACTTTTAGTGAATTTAAAGATATTAAATTTGATAATATACACGAAAAAGCTAAAAAATTATCAAGATATTTACTATTATCAGAATTTAAGCATAAATTTAATTACGATGATTTTATAAAATTTAAATCTATTTACTCAAATTTAATCTTTAATGACAAATTTGAAGCAATTTTTAGCTCTAAATTTACTCCTTCAAAGCCCATTCAATTAAAACCGCTTGAAAAATATATAAAAAATTTAGTAAAAGATGAAGATAGAAATCTACCTGAAAATAAAAAAAGAGAAGATTTTAGACAATTTGTTTTATCTAATTTTGATAAAAACCACTCCTTATACACATTAACAGCTCCAACAGGCTATGGCAAAACATTAACTGCTCTAAATTTCGCTCTTAAATTTAAAAAAGAAAGAGTTATTTTTACTCTTCCTTTTACATCCATCATAGATCAAACTTACGACACTTTCTCGAAAATCTATCCTGATTTGGAAGTGCAAAAAATCCACCATAAAACTATAGTCCAAAATGATGAAAACGAAGATATAGATTTAGATAGTGATAGATATTCAAAAGTTAAATTTATGCTAAACTCATTTAGTGCTGATATAAATATCACAACAATGTATCAACTAATTTACGCCATGTTTGGTAACTCAAACAAAGACAATGTCAAATTTCACAGCCTTAAAAATAGTGTTATTATAGTTGATGAAGCTCAAGCTTTGCCATATAAATTTAGACAAGATTTTATCAAGCTTTGTGAAATTATTTCAGAAAAATTAAACTCTGTTTTCATACTTATGTCAGCAACAATGCCAGTTATCAATAGCCCTGAATTTAAAGAAATTTCAAACCTAGACTATTTCAAAAAACAAAATAGATATAAAATAAAATATTTAGATAAAGACGAAGATGAACTCATAGAACAAATCAAAATAGTTGCCAAAGATAAACACACCCTTGTCGTTGTAAATACTATCAAAAAAGCTCAAGAGCTATACTTTAAATTTCAAGATGAATTTAAAACATATTCAATAAATGGCTACATGACTGACAATCATAAATTGCAAATCATAGGTGATATTAAAAAACGGCTTAAAAATAAAAATGATAAATCTAAAAAAATACTTCTCATTTCAACCCAGTCTATTGAAGCTGGTGTGGATCTTAGCTTTGAAGTTGGATTTAGAGAAATAAGTCCTATAAGCTCTATTATACAAACAGCAGGTAGGGTAAATAGAAGCGGGGAATTTGGTGATGGTGTTTTATATGTTTTTAATAACATTAGCAAATTTGAAGCTTTAATATATGGAGATTTGCAAAATATAAGCGATAGCATCTTTAAAATCTTAAAACAAAAAGAGATAAAAGAGAGTGAAATTTTAGAATTTTCTAATATTTATTTTAAAAAAATTCATGAAAATTTAGAAAATTTATATATAGAAAATGAGATTTCAAAACTTGAATTTGAAACTATAAATAGCAAAATAGATGAAATTATGAAAGAAAATAGATATAAAAAACTTATTATTATAGAACCAAAGCCTAATTTTATTTCGGATTTGGAGCAAGTTTTCTTTAATTATAAAAATGATGATGAGTTTAAAATCAAAGAATTTAGAAACAATATCATTAAAAAAATTATAAAATACGGCGTCAATATAAGCCAAAATGACATTAAAAATTTTGGCACTCGCCTAGAAAAAGTAAAATTTTGTGATATTTCTTACTTGCCTTTTAACGCACCAGAATATGATAAAAATGTAGGAATTTTAAAAGCTAACTCCAAAGAAATGGCATTTTCATGA